CCTGGGCAAAAGCGAGATAACTTCATTACTGGCGTCGGTAAAAGCGCCGGATTATATATTCCTCACCTCGGCGATGACCTATTGGTACCCGGGGGTGCGGTGGATGATAGAGGTGCTGAAAGAGATATTTCCGCAAAGCCCCGTGGCGCTGGGGGGCACATACGCAAGCCTGTGCCCGGAACATGCGGCGGCGCTCGGGGCCGACCTCCTTGTGCGGGACCGCCGTGAGCCGGAGGCTCCGTACCCCGCGATGGATCTTTACGGCAGCCCCTCTTACGGAGTGGTGATGACCTCCTTCGGCTGCCCCTTCTCCTGCCGCTATTGCGCCTCAAACATACTGTGGCCGAAATACCGCCGGCGGGAGCTCGGCGATGTGCTGCGCGAGATAGACTTCCAGGCCGGTCTGGGCGCGGGGGATTTTGCCTTCTACGACGACGCGCTGCTGCTGGACAAGGAAAATTTCTTTTACCCCCTCTGTCGTGAAATTATGGCACGTTACGGGGGCGGGCTGCGGCTGCACACCCCCAACGGCCTCCACGTGCGCCAGATCGACGAGACCTGCGCGCGGGTGCTTTATGAAAATAATTTTAAAACGATACGCCTCTCGCTTGAGAGCATCGACCCCAAGGTGGCTCGCGACGGCTCCGGCAAGGTGGCGCGCGGAGAATACGCCGCCGCGGTGAAAAACCTGCTGTCCGCCGGCTACGGTTCAAAGGACTGCGAAACATACATCCTCGCCGGCCTGCCGGGACAGGATCTTGATTCGGTGAAAGAGACGATACGCTTCGTCTGGGAAAACGGCGGCACGCCGAAACTCGCCGAGTTTTCCCCCATCCCCGGCACGCCGCACTTTGAAGAGGCCGCGGCCAAGCTGCCGGAACTCCGGGAAGAACCGCTGCTGCAAAACAACTCCGTCTACTGCTCCTATTTTTCACGCGACATCACACCCGAAACGCTGCAGGAGCTGAAGGATATGGCGAGGCATAAGGAATACTCCGGTTAGATACTGTCTTTTACAGGACAGCCGCGCGCGAGGGCAAGGAGCCGTTTCCAGCTATTTGCCGTTTTCGCCCAACTGAACGGGCGCGCTCCGACACAGGAGAAATGTTCCCGCTTACCGGGCGGGGCGGTGTTTTTTGCCCCAGGCGCAGAGGTCTTCCATCAGCGGGAGCAGCGAGACGCCCTTTTCCGTCAGCGAATATTCCACGCGCGGCGGGATCTGCGGGAATTCCTTGCGTTCGACGAGTCCGCTCGCATCGAGCTCCTTCAGCGCGGTGCTGAGGGCGGTGAAGGAGACGTTGCCGATGAAGCGGTGCAGTTCGTTGAAGCGCATCGTGTTGCCGTGCTGCGCGAGGGAATAGATGATTATCATCTTGTATTTGCCGCCTATCAGGGAGAGCGTGTAACCGAATCCCGTATCCTTCAGTTCGGCCCCCGGTCTGGTGCAGTCTTTCAGTTCGTAATCCATTACGAAATCCTCGTTTCGCCGGAATCATATAGGGGCATTATAGCATCTTATCGCGGGGGCCGCCTTCGCATATCGGGGCCCCCGCGACAAAATTCACTTCAATTTTTAATTTTTATAGATCGGGCAAGCGACGCCCCTCCTAAAGGAAGAATCCTTCCGGGAGCGGGTCGCTCGGGTCAAGGACGAGTTTGTTGAAACCGCTGATGTAGGCGGAGCCTTTGATTTGGGGGATTATCGCCTCTTTACCGCAGACGTCCTCAGACGCCGCGACGGAGCCGACGAATTCCGTGCCGAGAATGCTCGTCGAGTAGAAATCGTCCTTTTTATCCATCTGGCCTCTCGCGATGAGCAGCGCCATTCGCGCGGAGGTGCCGACTCCGCAGGGCGAACGGTCCACGGCCCCTTCGCCGACGACGCAGACGCTCCTGCTCTCATAGCCG
The window above is part of the Cloacibacillus evryensis DSM 19522 genome. Proteins encoded here:
- a CDS encoding B12-binding domain-containing radical SAM protein, encoding MTGKTISQTPEIKKRPLRIESGELLAIRGARILGVNPPVRDFAFMDLWSKPLGLLYLLQSVREHNEVSLLDCVALAAEGEKSFGRAKIRKTEIEKPEVYRAIPRRYNHFGLGKSEITSLLASVKAPDYIFLTSAMTYWYPGVRWMIEVLKEIFPQSPVALGGTYASLCPEHAAALGADLLVRDRREPEAPYPAMDLYGSPSYGVVMTSFGCPFSCRYCASNILWPKYRRRELGDVLREIDFQAGLGAGDFAFYDDALLLDKENFFYPLCREIMARYGGGLRLHTPNGLHVRQIDETCARVLYENNFKTIRLSLESIDPKVARDGSGKVARGEYAAAVKNLLSAGYGSKDCETYILAGLPGQDLDSVKETIRFVWENGGTPKLAEFSPIPGTPHFEEAAAKLPELREEPLLQNNSVYCSYFSRDITPETLQELKDMARHKEYSG
- a CDS encoding winged helix-turn-helix transcriptional regulator gives rise to the protein MDYELKDCTRPGAELKDTGFGYTLSLIGGKYKMIIIYSLAQHGNTMRFNELHRFIGNVSFTALSTALKELDASGLVERKEFPQIPPRVEYSLTEKGVSLLPLMEDLCAWGKKHRPAR